The Panacibacter microcysteis DNA window AGTTGGGCGAAATACCTGTGCCGGCATTATACTCATACCAGTTAGTGGTATTATCGAAAATAAGTAAGCTGTTTGCCGGTGTGGTTATTGCATTTCGCTGCGTAGTGCTGATACGCGGTATTAACAGGCCTTTTTTTGTTGTTGCGGTATTTATATTGATGTCGAGCACGGCACTTACATCGGCAGATGCATTATCGTCATTGATGGCCACGCCGGTTACCTGGGAATAAAGATTAAAAGATGATAAGAGACAAATAAAAAATAGTGTTTGTGCTGGCTGGTAGTTTCTTTTTTGCATATTGAAAGGTTTAGTGTTGTATAGAAATTTTCGAAGATTGGCTGAATGTATTATCCGGGCTGGACAGTGTGATATAATAAAAACCGGAAGGGATGTTTGACACCGGAATGCGCACTATTTGCATACCTGCCGGGGCATTATAAGAATATAAGATTTTACCGCCGCTGTCTGCAAGTTTGACCATGTAATGCTGCTGCGCAGCTGGCATGACGATGTTTATAAAATTGTTTGAAGGATTAGGAAATGTAATAGCGGAACATTGTTGGACTTTGGTGAGTGAGATAATGTTTGAGCAGACAGAAGTGTTGTCTGTATATTGCCGCTTTACCCTGTAATAAACTTTTTGTACAACCGGCAATGATTGATCCGTGTATGTATAACCAAGAACACTGTTGTCACGAACATATATCGTTCCGGCTTTGCTGAAGTTTGAACCATCGGTACTACGTTCCACTTCAAAAAATGCTGTGTTGAAAACTGCTGTGGTCTGCCATTGTAAAACGGCTTCTGACGAATGGATTCTGCCGGCGAGTTTTATTTTTTCGTTGGCTAAAACAATGTTTAATGCAGATACTGCAACGGGGTAATAAGCCCATGGTGCATTATCGTACGTAACTTTTCCTGTATAGGTGAAAGGTCCGGAGCCGTTTGGCGGAGATGCAGGACCCTGGCCGGTTTCGGGAAACCATGTGGAGTTATGATTGCGCATAATGGTGATATCATACGGCCGTCTTGGTGTAAAACCAGCATCTTCATTTGCCAGGTTCCATTGCGGTGTAACGTTGAAATAATCGCCCGTAACGGGATTTGCTTTGTTGATAATCCAGGTTTTTTTAACGCTGCGGTAATTGGTATTACTACCCTGCGGGTCGCCGTTTGCAGGGTTATGTGGAAAATAAATATTGTCAAAAACCCTTACACCAAAATCATCTGCTGTACCTCCATATTTTATGGTAACAGGTGTATAGTGATTTGCCACGGCAGAAGTGCCTACAGGATAAAATGTACCGGTTACACCAACCTTACTTTGTTTTAGTAAGCCATGACCGGTTGTAATAAAAAATTTACCACTGTTATCATTGAGCGTATATGGTAAAGCGTTGGTTTGTGTGAGCCAGTAATTACCTTCTTTTATTTCTGTGGCGCCGTTATAAAAATAGTGTATGCCTTTAAGAATAGTGTTGACTTCTACCGAAATGCCAAAACTGTTGCGCTGGTATACCGAACCCAGTCTTACACCATAGTTTGCAGTGCTGAATACGTTTGCACAGCCTGTACCTGCAACGCAGGTAATTCTTTGTTGTACTGTACTTCCTTCAAAACTCCATATAGCGGCAACATCGGCATTTATAAGGCCATCGCACCTTACATCACCGGGCAGATGCATATACACATTTGCACCACCGCTGATTATGGTATTGGTACCCACTACTATTCCGGTAGTTTGCGCTTGTGAAATGTTATAGAAGATTGTTACAATACATAATAGCCAACATCTGTTCACAGTTTGTTTTTTAAGTGTGATGAATATGTCATTTAAAAACCGGATTGAATTGGTTATGATTGTTTTGGAGGATGCGGAGTAAAATGAAGGTGGGCTTGTTGTATATAAAACAGATTTTTGGCGTCAATTATTGAACAAAGCTATGCACAGGCTAACAATATTTTTATACAGCATATGAAAAGTGCTGAAATGCAGGCTGCATAAAGCTAAAAAATATGTTTACCTACAGGGCTTTCTCGTTATGAACATGGATGAATACAGGTGAAATGGGGAAGGATAATCAGCGTGCCGGCGGGAACTGATCGCCGCAGCTGCCATGAAAACGGAACGTACAAGTGAGTGACACAACAGGCGATGCCACCTGTTCCAAAAGCCGGTGACCAAATTAGTCTTCCCGCTTTCCTGCGCCGATAAGGCTTTCGATAATTGCGGTGGCCAGTGATAGTAAAATACTAAACAGTAGGGCAGAGAACCACCCGTCTACCGTAAAGCCGGGGACGATGTCTGCAGCCCATTTGATGATGAGAATATTGATCACGAGCAGGAACAAGCCCAGTGTAACAACTGTTAGCGGAATGGTAAGTATAATGAGTAATGGCTTTATGAAACTATTGAGCAGCGCCAGTACCAGTGCCAGAAAAATGGCTGTAACACTGCTGTCGATGTTTACACCGGGTAAGAAATACGCAGCAATGATGGCTGCAACGGCTGATACCAATAGTTTGCCAAGGAATTTCATTGCTTTTAAATTACGGTTAGTTCATAAAAAGCATCTTCGTTGAGATACTTTTGCGCCAGTGCCCTTAATTCTTCTGCACTGATCGTTTTGATGGTTTGTATGCTGTCATAAAAATACGCATCAGTAAGGTTGTTGAGCACATAATTTTTCCAGCGGGCTATGATCTGGAAAGGGCCATCCAGATCTCCAAGGATGGAGCCGATCATATAATTGCGTACGAGGTGCAGTTCCTCTTCATCAACCAATTCTTCGCGCAGGATCTTCATTTCTTTGAAAACTTCTGTAATGGTTGCGGCGCAAACATCGCGTCCGGCTTCTGTACTTACCACCCATGCGGTATTGTGGATATGGTTTTGAACAAAGCTGTATATGCCGTAGGTATAACCTTTGTCTTCGCGAATATTACTCATTAAGCGCGAACCAAAAAAACCGCCGAAGATGTTATTGAGCACCTGCACCTTCATGAAGTCCGGGTGATGCCTGTTGGGAAAAGGCCGCGCAATTCTTATAGCACCCTGCACGCCGTTTGCATCGTTTATTACGTGGTGTTTCTTTTCTGTTGCCGGCACCTGTGCGTGATCAACAGCGGGCACAGACGCAGGGTTAAAAGGCAAGCTGCCAAAATGTTTATTGAGTTGTTGCTGTATATCTGCCGGTAATTTACCTGCAACAAAGAGTATGCATTTGCCCTCTGTATAATATTGTTTATAGAAAGCCAGTAACTCCTGTTTGTTGATGGCATCATACTCTTCTGCAGAACTATATTTACCATATGGGTGTTCTTTACTGTATAGTAATTCGTCGATGATTCTGCCTGCAACGAAATCGCATTTCTTCAGGTTTACTTCCAGTTTTTGTTTCTGGTTCTTTTTGTAAATGGCCAGTTCTTCTTCGGGAAAAACACTCTCTGTAAAAATCTCTGCCACCACGGGCAGTAAGGTATTTACATGTTTGTTTAAACAGTGTAACGTAACGGTCGCCGTTTCATTGTAGCAACTGCGGTTGAGATATGCGCCGTAATATTCAAAATGTTCGTTTATCTCATAGGCAGAGCGCTTTTTTGTGCCGTTCTTCAGCAGGTAATTTGCCGAGGCTGCAACAATGTTTTTTTGCTCGTACCAGTTACCGGCATAGAATACCCATTCCACCATTAATACATCCTGCTCGCCTGCGTCTACAGTATACACGGGCAGGCCATTATCAAGCGTAAATTGAGTACACTGTTTTAATTTTAAATCCAGGTCCACTGCATCAAGTATCTGCGGTTGCTTATTTCTTTCCGGCATATGCTTTATTTATCGGGCAACAAAATTAGGAGAATGGTATAAGAGCAGGTTATTTTTTTGGGGGCGTAGATGGAATGCTGAAGGGGAACAGCGAAGCGGCAATCTCAAAAAAAAACACACTGGCTATTTGGGCAGCCGGGCTTATAAAATTCTTAACATTACCTATCTTACATGCTTTAGCAAGTAAAACCAACCGACTGTTTTGAAAAGACTCTTCCTGATTGTGTTTGTAGCCTGTAGTGCCATTGTATATGGACAAAAAAAGAATGCAGCCTTTCAACTACATATCCAAAAAGCCGCCTCTGCTGTAACCATTGATGGAATAATGAATGAAAGCGCGTGGCAGCAGGCAGATGTTGCCAAAAACTTTTTTATGGTGTTGCCAATGGATACCAGCCACGCCAGGGTAGCCACTGAAATACGCATGACATACGATAACGAGAATATATATGTTGTTGCGGTATGTTACCTTTTGAAGAAGACGCCATATATGGTGGAATCGTTACGGAGAGATTTTAACTTCGGCAAGAATGATAACTTTATCTTCTTCATGGACCCGTTCAACGATCTTACCAATGGGTTCACATTTGGTGCAAATGCTGCCGGTGCACAATGGGATGGTATGTTATACGAAGGCGGTAAAGCAGATCTTAACTGGGACAACAAATGGATATCGGTTGTAAAAAATGACGATGAAAAATGGGTGTTTGAAGCAGCCATTCCTTTTAAAAGTATCCGTTATAAAAAAGGCATCACCACGTGGGGCATAAACTTTAGCAGGCTGGATATTTCTGTAGCAGAAAAATCTGCCTGGGCACCTGTACCAAGACAATTTCCTACTGCATCCCTTGCCTATACCGGCAATCTTATCTGGGATGCCGCACCACCAGAAGCAGGCGCCAATTTCGCGGTAATACCTTACGCGCTGGGTGGCGTTTCCAAAGCATATGATAAAGAAGACAAAGCCGCTTACCGTAAAGATATCGGCGCCGATGCCAAGATTGGTCTTAGTTCATCACTCAATTTAGATCTTACAGTAAACCCTGATTTCTCACAGGTAGAAGTAGATAAGCAGGTTACCAACCTCGACAGGTTTGAATTATTTTTTCCCGAACGCAGGCAGTTCTTTCTTGAGAACAACGACCTTTTTGCCAATTTTGGCTATGCCAATGTTCGTCCTTTCTTCTCGAGAAGAATTGGCCTGGGTGTACCCATCAACTTTGGTGCAAGATTAAGCGGCAGCTTAAATAAAAACTGGCGCATTGGTCTTATGGATATGCAAACAAAGCATGTGGATGAGACCGGCTTGCCTGCGCAAAACTTTGCCGTGCTTGCATTACAGCGAAGGGTGTTTGCAAGATCCAACATCCGCTTTATGTTTGTAAACAAGCAGTCTGTTAATTACGATCCAGGCAAAGACACTACCAAACCGTTATACAGCCGGTATAACAGGAACATTGGTGTAGAATATAACCTTGCTTCTGCCAACAACCTGTGGAATGGTAAAGCAATGCTCATGAAATCATTCAGCCCCGGCAAGGCCGATAAGGATTTTACGCACGCTGCAAACCTGCAATATGCAAGCAGGCACTGGCTCGTAGCCTGGCAGCACGAGATCGTTGGCAAAAATTTTAATGCAGAAGTTGGTTATGTGCCGCGCAGAGATTACGTAAAAGTAAACCCCTCTGTTGCCTATCTTTTCTTTCCAAAAACATATGGCAAAATATTAAGTCATGGTCCCAAAATAACATCAACTGTTTTCTTTAATGGCAGCTTCGGGCATACAGATGATGAAACAATTTTGCAGTATATCTTCAACAAACGGGACCAGACAGTGTTTGACGTATGGGCAGGTAATTCTTATGTAAAGCTCTTGCAGCCGTTCGACCCAACCAACAGTAACAAAGACACTCTTGCCACCGGTACACAACACCGCTGGAATGCCTGGGGCCTCGATTATTTTTCAAGACCGCAACAATTGCTCACCTATAACCTTTCTGCACGTTTTGGTGGTTATTATGCAGAAGGTACGCGTGCCAACCTTATTGCAGATATCGGCTATCGTTTTCAGCCATATGCAAGCATAGCGCTAAGCGCAAGTTACAACCATATCAAAATGCCGGCTCCGTGGAATATTACAGACTTCTGGTTAATAGGTCCGCGCATAGATATTACGTTTACGAATAAACTCTTCTTTACAACATTTGTGCAGTACAACAACCAGCAGCAAAACATTAATCTCAATACAAGGTTGCAATGGCGTTACAGGCCCGCAAGCGATCTCTTCCTGGTATATACAGACAATTATTACCCGGCACCACTTTCCGTGCGTAACCGTGCCTTTGTGCTAAAGTTTACGTACTGGTGGAACAGTTGATTTTTTTTGCTGTTTGGGCCGGTCTGCATTGCTACTATAAGGCTTTCGTTGCGTCGCACTCTTGTACGCCAGGTGCTCTTTGCGGCATATGCAACCCCGTTTAAAATATTAAACCGTACTAATTATGAAATGGTATTTTGTTGTACTTATTACATTCACCGGTTTTTTCAGCAAGGCACAAAAAGGCAGCCTGTTTATTATTGGTGGTGGCGACAGAACACCTGCTGTTATGCAGGCAATGATGCAAACGGCTGCACTTGGTAAAGCAGATCATATCGCCATATTGCCGATGTCCGGCGCAGAGCCGGATACTTCTTTTTACTACATCAGCCAGGATCTGAAACCGTTGTGCAGTAATACGATTGCCATGCTCAATTTTACCAGGGATAAAGTAAACGACCGGCAATGGCTCGATTCACTAAAAACCGCGAAACTGATTTTTATTACCGGCGGCGATCAGAGCCACTTTATGAAAGCGGTTTTACATACACCCGTATTTGATGCTATACACGAGGCGTATAAAAACGGTGCAACCATTGCCGGTACAAGTGCAGGCGCCGCTGTAATGAGTAAGCACATGGTTACCGGCAACCAGCTAAGGGGAGATACGGTGTATCATTCTACTTTCGACAGGATTTGGAATAAGAACATACAATTTGAACCAGGGCTTGGTTTGCTGGATTCTGTTATTATCGATCAGCATTTTGTTGTAAGAAGCCGGTATAACAGGATGATGTCTGCATTGGAAGCTTACCCATCTTATACATGTATAGGCATAGATGAATCAACAGCTATTATTGTGCATGCAGGCAAAATTACTGTTGCGGGAGACAGCCAGGTAATTGTAATGAAACAACCAACAAACATACGGGCCAATAAAGACGGCCTTATACAGTTTGATGATGTGTTAATGAGTATTTATACAGCCGGAGAATATTTTAAGATTCAGTAAGTACTGGGTTAAGTTTCTGGCTGCTGCATTCCATGGAGCAGAACCTGCTGTAGAGTTGTTCATACAGTGGCACAATGTTATTGATATCGTATTTTACAGCATTATTGTATGCACCTTCCCGCATTTTTTCGAGCAGTTCTTCGTTGCTGAGTAATTCAATGGCCTGTTGCGTCATGGTGGCAACATCGCCCACATTTGCGGTGAAGCCGGTTTCGCCGTATATGTTTACCTCAGGCAAACCACCTGCGTTAGTGCTTATGACCGGTACCCTGGCAGCCATCGCTTCCAGCGCTGCAAGCCCGAAACTTTCGTACTCAGACGTTAGCAGGAAAAGATCGCTTACGAGTAATATTTCTTCTATTTGTTCCTGTTTGCCAACAAACCTTACATCATCCTGCACACCAAGATCTTTGCTCAGTACTTCCATGGCAGAGCGTTCAGGGCCGTCGCCAATCATCAACAGTTTGGCAGGCATTGCTTTTCTTACGCCTGCAAATATTTTCACGATGTCCTGCACACGTTTAACCTTCCTGAAGTTGGAAGCATGCACCAGCACTTTTTCACCATTTGGTGCAATCACTTTTTTAAAGGCATCTATCGGCTTCTTGCTAAAGCGTTTGATGTCTACAAAATTGTAGATCACTTCTATGTCTTTGGTTATTTTGAAAGACTTGTATGTTTCTTCCCTCAGATTCTCAGACACTGCTGTAATAACATCGCTTTCATTGATGGAGAAGGTAACTACAGGTTCATATGTTTTGTCTTTACCAACAAGCGTGATATCTGTACCATGCAGCGTAGTGATAAAAGGAATTTTACCACCTTCTTTTTGTATGATCTGCTTGGCCATATATGCTGCCGATGCATGTGGTATGGCATAGTGTACATGCAGGAGGTCCAGCTTGTGGTTCTTAATTACATCCACCATTGTGCTGGCCAGCGCGATTTCGTAAGGCGGATAATCAAACAGCGGATATGTTGGTACCCTTACTTCGTGGTAATATATATTGGTGTTGAATACATTTAATCTTACTGGTTGCTGGTAGGTAATAAAGTGCACGCTATGGCCCTTATCGGCAAGTGCTTTACCAAGTTCTGTTGCCAATACGCCGCTTCCGCCAAAGGTTGGGTAGCAGACAATTCCTATACGCATATTTTGCAGTTTGAGTGAGCAAAGTAACAATCATTTATTCATTTGGTTGAACCTTTTATCCAATATCGAAAACATACAACATTTGCTTAACTTGGGCACTGATGAGCAGGAAGCTGGCCGTAAACTGTTGAGCGTACTTTGTTTACCTGCTTATGTAAAAACGATTTGGAATATGCAGTATCGTTGTTGCTATATGTTTTGCAGTACAAGTGTGCGACGCAAGGAACGATGAGCCAGGCTCTGTAGCCGGGTTCATCATAAACAGCTATAAAATTATAACGATGAAAAAATTAGTGTTACTGTTTGGATTGATTCCTGCCATTACTCATGCGCAGCAATCTTACAACAATGCGATGAGTGATTCTGCAGTTATTAAATTGATTGCAGATGATATTATGGTTAGCAGAACGCCGTATAACAACCTGCATGATTTAACGAAGAAAGTTGGCGGCAGGCTTGCGGGCTCTCCACAAATGGTTATGGCAGAGAACTGGGGTAAAAAAGCGATGGAAGCGGCAGGGGCAGATAAAGTAATTATGCAGGAATGTATGGTGCCGCATTGGGTACGTGGCGGTAAAGATGAGGCTTCTGTAAATTACAAAGATGCGGGTGGCAGAGTACAGCGTTTTGCCTTGAATGCGCTGGCAATCGGTAACTCTCTTGGAAGTGGTGCGAAAGGCGTGGAAGGAACTGTGCTGCGTGTGAACAGCTTTGATGAACTGGAGCAGCAGAAAGATGCTGTGAAAGGAAAGATTATTTTTTACAATGTGCCTTTTGAAGAAACATTTATTGAGACTTTCAGGGCTTATGGAAAGAACGTGGTTTACCGCGGTGCCGGTGCAAGCCGTGCTGCAAAGTATGGTGCGGCTGGTGTTGTGGTAAGGTCGATGACCAATGCTGAAGATAACCATCCACATACAGGTTCATTGAAATACAACGATTCTTTTCCAAAGATTCCTGCGGTGGCAATTGGTATACAGGATGTGGCAAAAATGAATGAACTAATTGATAAGAAATTTGTTCTGAATGCAAAGCTTATTACTCATGGAAAACAATTGCCTGACACAATCGGGCACAACGTTATAGGGGAACTTACGGGTACTGAGCATCCTGAAGAAATTATTACTGTAGGCGGCCACTTGGATAGCTGGGATGTAAACGAAGGTGCGCACGATGATGGTACAGGTGTGGTACAAACGATAGAAATATTACGGGCATTCAAAGCACTTGGCTACAAGCCCAAACATACCATTAGGTTTGTATTGTTTGCCAATGAAGAAAATGGAACGAGGGGTGGTTTAAAATATGCTGCAGATGCCAAAGCAAATAATTTAACCATGTTGTTTGCGCTGGAAAGCGATGCAGGGGGTTTTACTCCAAGAGGATTTGGCTTTAGCGTGTCTGATAGTGTATGGAACAAGTTGTATGCCTGGAAGAAGCTGTTTACGCCTTATGGCGGTGATATGTTTGTAAGGGGTGGCGGCGGTGCCGATATAGGTCCGCTCAAAGAAACTTTTGGAACAGCGCTTGCAGGGCTTAGTCCGGACTCGCAGCGGTACTTTGATGTGCACCATGCAGTGTCTGATGTGTTTGAAGCAGTGAACATAAGAGAGATGAAACTGGGGGCCGTGAACATGGCTGCTTTATTGTATCTTGTAGATAAATATGGTTTATAATATGAAACGGAAAATTCTGAGGTACACATTGATTATCCTCTTTCTCGGGCTGGGTATTTTTGTATACGTGCGTTATTTCTGGGAATTTGGCGTGGGTACCAAAGCCGGTGTGTTGAATACGTTTATGAAGAAAGGTTATATGTTTAAAACGTATGAAGGAAAGATCATTCAAAGTGGTTTTAAGGCCAACGTACAAAGCAATGAATTTGAGTTTAGTGTAACAGACGAAAAAGTAGCCCAGATATTACTGGCCAATTCGGGCCGTGAAGTAGAATTGCGGTACAAAGAATATTTTGCAGCATTACCCTGGCGTGGTATGCAGAGATATGTAGTAGACAGCGTGTATGAAATACGACAGGATCCGAGGCAATCAGTGTTAAGTCCGAAATAGCAGGGTTGTTGCACCAAAAAATTAAAAGGCGCAGATAAATCTCTGCGCCTTTTTTATGCTAATTTTTCTGTAGTTCTTCCAGTCTCCTGGTTAGATCATCCAGCTTTTTTTCATTGTCTTTAATTGCTGCGATATTATCGTCTTTATTATTCCGAACCCTTTTCCTGAGTGCGCTTAGTTCTTTGTTTACATCTTTTAACTGTGCAGTAAGAGATGCAATTTCACGGTCTCTTTTATAAACTTCCATTTTCATCTGGAAGGAGTTTAACCATTTGCCCGCACTCCGGTATAAGTCAGCATTTAAAGTATCGCTGGCAAATTTTTCATTGTCATCTTTTACAACAAGTGTTACAACGCTTATTTCCCTCCCGTCATTTTTTGTTTTCCCGATATCGAAGTAAGCGTTTACTTTTTTTGTGCCTTCCAGTTCAGCGCTTTTTATTCCCTGGCCGTATAAATAGCCATCAGAACGTTTGGCTTTACCGCCTGAATTTTTTATCAGGTCTTCTAGGAAGTCTTTCACCAGGTCACTATTATCCGGCAATGTTATACTCTGGGCACTTTGCTTCGATTTATCGATTGTAAGAGATGCACTGCCTTGTGCAGATGCGCTTACAGAAAACACGATCGCTGCGATAAACAGTTTTAAAATTCTTGTCATACACGATGTTTGAGATAAGTTATTGAATAACGCCGGTGGCCTGAACGTTTGTATTATTGAGGATCTTAACGGCGTAACCTTTGTCAGAAGTCAGTTCTGCGTAAGGTACAGGTGTGTTGGTGCTGTTGTTGACTACAGGAGAAGTTGTTGCCTGGCCGCTTCCACCATCTATATCCTGCAGGTTAGAGAGAATAAATTCTGTGCCTGCTGTTGTGTCTGCAATAACCACATAAGATTTAAGCGTTACACCTGGCACCAGGTAACCTGAGCTAAGATTGATACTGATAGAAGCATTACCATCGCTGTTTTCTCTCACAGTAAACGAGCCTGCGTTTACCGCAGAGCCGGAGGAGTAGTTGTACAGGGTATAATTTGCAGATGCCAAAGGTGGCGTGTCATCTTTTTTACATCCCAATCCAGCAACAGCAGCCAAGGTTGTTCCCAGCAGCAGCATACGAAATTTTTTCATAAGTTTTTTTGCACCCCATAAGCCGAAAACTATGCCAGAGGAGGACGATAATTTGTTAAAACCCAGAGGTTAGCACTTACACTGGCTTTCCTATGCTTTTGCAATAGAGGAAAAAAGATTTTTCATGTTTGCAATCAAAAGATCTGGGAACATGGATACAGTAATGGGGATTTTATTACGCAGTTTTAGTGATGTGCGTAATGATCTTATCTGCGTGCTCTCTGGAGTTTTCAATAAACCATTTATGCGTGTTCATGCCCCCACATACTACTCCTGCCAGGTAAAGACCGGTAATATTTGTTTCCATCGTTTCGGGGTTATAAGTGGGGCACTGAATGTCGTCATCAGACAATTGAATGCCGAATTTTTTGAGAAAATTGAACCCTGGTTTATAGCCCGTCATGGCTATAACAAAGTCGTTGGGTATTGTTATCATTCCATCCGGTGTGTTGATGTCTGCTTCATGCGGTCGTATGGCCGCAACGGTGCTGTTATAGTAAGCTTTTATGCTTCCCTCTTTTATGCGGTTGACGATATCAGGCCTTACCCAGTATTTCACACGCTCACCAATTTCTTTTTCTCTTATCACCATGGTAACTGTGGCACCTTTGCGCCATGTTTCCAGTGCTGCATCTATCGCTGAGTTTTGGGCACCAATTACCAGCACTTTTTGAAAGGCATAATAATGCGGGTCTTTATAATAGTGCACCACCTTATCTAAGTTTTCTCCGGGAATATTAAGTAATACAGGAATATCATAAAACCCTGTAGCAATAATTATTTTACTTACTGTATACTGCTGTTTGGTGGTGGTTATGGTAAAATGTGTAGTTGCATCTCCCGAAACGGAAGTTACCTCTTCAAATAAATGCACATTAAGATCGAATGACTGTGTTACGCGGCGGTAATATTCCAACGCCTCAGCCCGGGTGGGTTTATTGTTTAAACTCATAAACGGTACATCGCCGATCTCGAGCCTGTCGGGGGTAGAAAAAAACGTCATGTTTGCCGGGTAGTTGTACAGGCTGTTTACCAGGCAGCCTTTCTCTGCAATTACATAACTTAAGCCTGCTTTTTTTGCTGCAATACCACAAGCCAGGCCTATGGGGCCTGCGCCGACAATCAAAATATCATACTTGCTCATACCGCAAATTACACACGTATCTGCAAGTAATAAACCTTTCGATATAAAAAGTAATTTTAATAAGCTGTAAAAACAATGATGATGCCTACTATAAGCATACCCGTCATGCCAATAAAAAATAAAATGTCGGCAATGGTTTCCGATAAGGTATTTTCCTCTTTCCTCAGCGAGATATAAGAGAGCATGGCAGAAGCCAGAAAAATAAATGTATTCAGGGCAAGCATTTCATCAGCATATGTAAGAATACCAAGTTTCATCACCCGGAACAACGCTATGATTGTTACGCATACACCAGACATGGTTATGGAACCATTGAACACATGGTCTGCAATATTTTTCTTTTTATCCCTGCCTGTCATGAGTGTTAATTACCTGTAGCTGTATTCAATGCTGCCTACCGGTTGTCTAGTCTTGGAAAAACAAAGGTCTCTTTGTTTAAGGCCATTGCTGTTATAGATATGCTGCCACACCAGGTAATCGGCAGAACCCTGCGGAACCTGTATAGACTGTGTCAGTACGCCTTTATCGTCGTACTCAAACAAGAAATCGGGTAACAGTCTTTGTGCTCGAAGGTTGTAGCGCACAATATCTGTAAGATTGTTTTTGGCGTTGTAATAGTAAAAATATGTTTCCAGCCGGCGCCCTTTTTTTGTCCAGCGTTCTTCGCCAATATTCCCGGTAGAATCTTTTATAAAATCAACGGTTGTTGTATCAACATTGTTTTTGATGAGTAACATTTTTACCGGTGTTCCATTG harbors:
- the bshA gene encoding N-acetyl-alpha-D-glucosaminyl L-malate synthase BshA — translated: MRIGIVCYPTFGGSGVLATELGKALADKGHSVHFITYQQPVRLNVFNTNIYYHEVRVPTYPLFDYPPYEIALASTMVDVIKNHKLDLLHVHYAIPHASAAYMAKQIIQKEGGKIPFITTLHGTDITLVGKDKTYEPVVTFSINESDVITAVSENLREETYKSFKITKDIEVIYNFVDIKRFSKKPIDAFKKVIAPNGEKVLVHASNFRKVKRVQDIVKIFAGVRKAMPAKLLMIGDGPERSAMEVLSKDLGVQDDVRFVGKQEQIEEILLVSDLFLLTSEYESFGLAALEAMAARVPVISTNAGGLPEVNIYGETGFTANVGDVATMTQQAIELLSNEELLEKMREGAYNNAVKYDINNIVPLYEQLYSRFCSMECSSQKLNPVLTES
- a CDS encoding M20/M25/M40 family metallo-hydrolase — protein: MKKLVLLFGLIPAITHAQQSYNNAMSDSAVIKLIADDIMVSRTPYNNLHDLTKKVGGRLAGSPQMVMAENWGKKAMEAAGADKVIMQECMVPHWVRGGKDEASVNYKDAGGRVQRFALNALAIGNSLGSGAKGVEGTVLRVNSFDELEQQKDAVKGKIIFYNVPFEETFIETFRAYGKNVVYRGAGASRAAKYGAAGVVVRSMTNAEDNHPHTGSLKYNDSFPKIPAVAIGIQDVAKMNELIDKKFVLNAKLITHGKQLPDTIGHNVIGELTGTEHPEEIITVGGHLDSWDVNEGAHDDGTGVVQTIEILRAFKALGYKPKHTIRFVLFANEENGTRGGLKYAADAKANNLTMLFALESDAGGFTPRGFGFSVSDSVWNKLYAWKKLFTPYGGDMFVRGGGGADIGPLKETFGTALAGLSPDSQRYFDVHHAVSDVFEAVNIREMKLGAVNMAALLYLVDKYGL
- a CDS encoding YpdA family putative bacillithiol disulfide reductase yields the protein MSKYDILIVGAGPIGLACGIAAKKAGLSYVIAEKGCLVNSLYNYPANMTFFSTPDRLEIGDVPFMSLNNKPTRAEALEYYRRVTQSFDLNVHLFEEVTSVSGDATTHFTITTTKQQYTVSKIIIATGFYDIPVLLNIPGENLDKVVHYYKDPHYYAFQKVLVIGAQNSAIDAALETWRKGATVTMVIREKEIGERVKYWVRPDIVNRIKEGSIKAYYNSTVAAIRPHEADINTPDGMITIPNDFVIAMTGYKPGFNFLKKFGIQLSDDDIQCPTYNPETMETNITGLYLAGVVCGGMNTHKWFIENSREHADKIITHITKTA